The nucleotide window AACATAATGACAAAACAGTATACTTTGTCATCAGCACCAAAGGCAAACCCGGCCAGGCAGGAGACCCCTGTCATGGTGCCGGTCTTGGCCCGGACCCTTATTTTGGCTCCACTGTTCTGCATCCGACGGTAAAGGGTTCCGTCCACCCCGGCCAGCGGCAGGGCCTCCAACAGCTCGGTCTGCAGCAGGGGATCGCCATACAGCGTCATCAGCACTTCAGCCACCATCCGGGGATAGCACAGGTTATAGCGGGAGAGACCGGAGCCGTCGGCCACCTTAAAACTGCCGGGGGCAAAGCCCATCCTGTGCAGGGTCTTCTCCACTCCGTTAAAGGTGTCGGGGCCGGAAGAAGCGAAGGCCATACTGTCGCGGGACACCTGCCGGAAAAGCATCTCAGCTATAAAGTTGTCGCTCTCCTTGTTCATCTTCTGAATCATGGCGTAAAGCGGGGGCGACTCATGCAGCGCCAGGCAGGCCAGGCTTTCCGGGGTTTGGCCGATCCTGGCCCGGCCGGTGAACCGAATACCCTGGTCTTCCAGGATCTGGACAAATAAGGCGCCGCTGTATAGAGCTGGCTCGGAGATGCTGAAGAAATTGTACTGCACCGAGTCGTCCTGGGGCAGGTGGCCGCTGAAGGTGAAGACGTCTGTCCCGTTGGCATGACTGCGTTCGGCCCTGATCTTCCTTTTTATCCCCGGCCTGCTGGTGGTGACCTGGTTCTGTATCCTGATATAAGACAGTCCGGTGCCGGCACTGACCGCGGCCCGGCGGCCTATCCTTGATGAAGGCCTAAAACTAACTTCAAAGATATTCTGATTGGCCGAGAGGGCCGAGACCGGGGCATTGTAGGCATGGGGGCCCTCGTCCCACATCCAGCCGGCCCCGTATTTGACGGTGTCCAGATACGAGGCGTCCACTATCAGGTCCCCGGTGATCTGAAAAATACCCCGGGACCTCAGCCGGAAGGCCAGGTCCTCCAGGCCGGTTGAAGACAGCAGGGGGTCGCCGAAACCTTTGAGATAGACATCCCCCTTGAGCTTTCCTCCAGCCCAGGAAGGATGTCCGTAGACCGCGGTTCTGAACCGGCGGTGCGGCCCCAGCTGGTACAGGGCGGCGGCGGTGATGAATATCTTATTGACCGAGGCCGGGATGAAAAGCTGGTCCTGGTTCTTGGCGTACAACGGGGCAGA belongs to candidate division TA06 bacterium and includes:
- the dacB gene encoding D-alanyl-D-alanine carboxypeptidase/D-alanyl-D-alanine-endopeptidase gives rise to the protein MSKNKINGIFVLLILALIEGCGGQGAIKPETTAVLAVPDSAVLKRVRMAMAIDSLLADSSLAQAQCGLYLTDLSGSAPLYAKNQDQLFIPASVNKIFITAAALYQLGPHRRFRTAVYGHPSWAGGKLKGDVYLKGFGDPLLSSTGLEDLAFRLRSRGIFQITGDLIVDASYLDTVKYGAGWMWDEGPHAYNAPVSALSANQNIFEVSFRPSSRIGRRAAVSAGTGLSYIRIQNQVTTSRPGIKRKIRAERSHANGTDVFTFSGHLPQDDSVQYNFFSISEPALYSGALFVQILEDQGIRFTGRARIGQTPESLACLALHESPPLYAMIQKMNKESDNFIAEMLFRQVSRDSMAFASSGPDTFNGVEKTLHRMGFAPGSFKVADGSGLSRYNLCYPRMVAEVLMTLYGDPLLQTELLEALPLAGVDGTLYRRMQNSGAKIRVRAKTGTMTGVSCLAGFAFGADDKVYCFVIMFNNYPGKAVEVRRVQDAILEKLLEIAP